A genomic window from Cinclus cinclus chromosome 5, bCinCin1.1, whole genome shotgun sequence includes:
- the UTP3 gene encoding something about silencing protein 10, whose protein sequence is MRTRRGTVLRPRAEPPEPADDPADFPGGRAGPEELADDVERFHEEQFRAVMAALDSGDEAGDSEEEDEEEEVLGLQLPEDSEEEEDDGEEEETQERNPFVEYSAEEDENGEEEEGEEDENDLEDGEEEDGKQDENDVEDEEGDLSMESDLEERHPEAKLPHELSWGQRKQLYYDTDYGSDAQAKSKRSQQEIDAEEEEEEQEAQVIQRRLVRDLGEDDYGLDMIQGYLAEQQKTHDSKGQKIDKDLRTLSKKEQLKLLKQESPELLQLMEDFEVKLMEIKDELHPLLQMVREGTIPQGKGSRYLQTKYHLYLNYCANISFYLVLKSKRMPVHSHPVIERLVAYRNIINDLAVIDQRLSPQVRMLLRSYYDKKEEKLRKENKFSVFLTMDGKKNKPKRASVPVNGQAAAAELSDESELDEEAALKYYKMMEEKLALKRKRPGNKDVLDEASLSEGEDPSKKRGVTYQMIKNKGLTPKRRKIDRNPRVKHREKFRRAKIRRKGQVREVRKELHRYAGELSGIRAGVKKGRKLK, encoded by the coding sequence ATGCGGACCCGGCGCGGCACCGTCCTGCGGCCGCGGGCCGAGCCCCCCGAGCCCGCCGATGACCCCGCCGACTTCCCCGGCGGCCGCGCCGGCCCCGAGGAGCTGGCGGACGACGTGGAGCGCTTCCACGAGGAACAGTTCCGCGCCGTGATGGCCGCCCTGGATAGCGGCGATGAGGCCGGGGACAgcgaggaggaggacgaggaggaggaggtgctgggtCTGCAGCTGCCCGAGGACagcgaggaggaggaagatgacgGTGAGGAAGAGGAGACGCAGGAGCGGAATCCCTTTGTGGAGTACAGCGCAGAGGAGGATGAGAATGGCGAAGAGGAAGAAGGTGAGGAAGATGAAAATGATCTAGAGGatggagaagaggaagatggTAAGCAAGATGAAAATGATGTTGAGGATGAAGAGGGGGACCTGTCCATGGAAAGCGACTTGGAGGAGCGCCATCCGGAGGCCAAGCTCCCCCACGAGCTCTCCTGGGGCCAGCGCAAGCAGCTCTACTATGACACGGACTACGGGAGTGATGCTCAGGCCAAAAGCAAGCGGAGCCAGCAAGAAATCgatgctgaggaggaggaagaggagcaggaggctcagGTCATCCAGAGACGGTTGGTGCGGGATTTGGGGGAGGATGATTATGGTCTGGACATGATCCAGGGCTACctggctgagcagcagaaaACCCATGATAGCAAGGGGCAGAAAATTGATAAGGATCTGCGCACCCTTTCCaagaaggagcagctgaagctgctgaagcaggagtccccagagctcctgcagctgatGGAGGACTTTGAGGTAAAACTCATGGAGATCAAGGATGAATTGCACCCGCTGCTGCAAATGGTCAGAGAGGGCACTATCCCCCAGGGGAAGGGCAGTCGCTATTTACAGACCAAGTATCATCTGTACCTGAACTATTGTGCCAATATCAGTTTCTACCTGGTTTTGAAGTCCAAGAGGATGCCAGTTCACAGTCACCCTGTCATCGAGCGGCTGGTGGCGTACAGGAACATCATCAATGACCTCGCTGTTATAGACCAGAGGCTTTCCCCACAGGTCCGCATGCTTCTGAGGAGCTACTACgacaagaaggaagagaagctACGGAAGGAAAACAAGTTCTCAGTGTTTCTCACCATGGAtggcaagaaaaacaaaccaaaacgTGCCTCTGTGCCTGTTAatggccaggctgctgctgctgaattgTCAGATGAGTCGGAGCTGGATGAGGAGGCTGCCCTGAAATACTACAAGATGATGGAGGAGAAGCTGGCACTCAAGAGGAAGAGACCTGGAAACAAAGATGTGCTTGATGAAGCATCGCTGTCGGAAGGAGAGGATCCCAGTAAAAAGAGAGGGGTGACCTATCAGATGATCAAGAACAAAGGCCTCACCCCCAAAAGGAGGAAGATCGATCGCAACCCCCGGGTCAAGCATCGGGAGAAATTCCGGCGAGCCAAAATCCGCCGCAAGGGCCAGGTCCGCGAGGTCCGCAAGGAGCTGCACAGATACGCCGGGGAACTGTCCGGCATTCGGGCCGGGgttaagaaaggcaggaagCTCAAGTGA